CTCAGAATCGAGTGTCGCCATTGCCTTCCAGAGGTCTTCTGCTTTCACCCAGACTGGAGAGGATTTGTAGCAGGGGACATCCAAAATCAAAAAGCGATCTGATTTTTCGTTGGAAGCAGCTACCGGAGAAATGCATCCTCCCTTTTCCTAACCGATTGCTTTACGCAGGTAGTTGATTAAAACAAAATTTGCCTTCAATTATAGAAGAATCTCATCCTCACCTTATCAGCCTTTTTTATGAGAGTGTAAAATTTGACCTTATGCGGTACATATACTGGGTAGAAAACGATCGCCTTTGTACCACTTGATGCCTTACGATAAGGGTTGATGAAAACCGATACTCTCTTTTATAGCCTTTTCCAAGAATTTCCCAGCATCTTCTTTGAACTAATTGGTCGTCCCTTTGAGGATGCCAACACTTATCAATTTTCTTCTGTTGAACTCAAGCAAACAGCTTTCCGCATTGATGGATTATTTCTCCCCGTTCCCGATTCTCCAGAACGACCGATCTACTTTGTAGAAGTTCAGTTTCAGAAAGATCCAAAGCTATACTCTCGCCTGTTTTCTGAAATTTTCCTCTACCTCCACCAGTCCGTACTAACTAAAGATTGGTGTGCTGTCGTTGTGTATCCCAGACGCAGCTTAGAACCCACTGAGATAGTGCCGTATCGCACATTGCTAGCCAGCGAGCAAGTGCAGCGAGTCTACTTGGATGAATTAGGAGAAGCCGCCGACGAGTCTCTTGGTATCGGCATTGTGCAATTAGTCGTGGAGAGAAAAGCAAGAACTCTTAACAAAGCTAAGCGGTTACTTGAGCAAGCGAGACAAGGGATTGAAGCTGAAAACAGCAGGCAAAAGTTTATAGAATTAATAGAGACGATCCTGTTGTACAAATTTACCCA
The Coleofasciculus sp. FACHB-T130 genome window above contains:
- a CDS encoding Rpn family recombination-promoting nuclease/putative transposase, with the translated sequence MKTDTLFYSLFQEFPSIFFELIGRPFEDANTYQFSSVELKQTAFRIDGLFLPVPDSPERPIYFVEVQFQKDPKLYSRLFSEIFLYLHQSVLTKDWCAVVVYPRRSLEPTEIVPYRTLLASEQVQRVYLDELGEAADESLGIGIVQLVVERKARTLNKAKRLLEQARQGIEAENSRQKFIELIETILLYKFTQLSREELAQMLGIDDEFRQTRMYQSIKQEGKLEGKLEGKLESVPQFLAMGLSIEQVAQGLGLTIEQVQQAAQKQ